Below is a genomic region from Zea mays cultivar B73 chromosome 9, Zm-B73-REFERENCE-NAM-5.0, whole genome shotgun sequence.
GAAGATTGTAATTTCACATGGTTTGTCAATTTACGAACTCAGGCTCTGTTTGTTGCACCATATTAGCCATTGATGCTCTGCATATGGACAATTATTtctaaaactttttactgttccaACTAAGGGGAAACTAATTCATTAAAATAGATGAGTTAATGTCTCATATAGTTTAACGCGCTCCTTTCTGACAGGAACTTCTGAATTTGTTTGAGTGGAAGCACCAAAGTTGAATTGATTGACATTTGGATTTTGGTTTGTGATTAATTGACGTAATGGAGTTTCCTTATTAGTATGTTCAAGTAGTTATGGCAATGCTACTTGCGCTAACTTGACTTTGTGATTGCATGTAATTTAGATCAGCTAGCTTatctatagattcacatttagtgCTTCCTGTATTGCATTCATGTGCACTGATCCTTTCTGTTTACACGCAGATGGAGAGAGTTTGTGAAAATACAACTTCTGCTGATTTCAGGCAGAAGTTAAGCAATTTTGTCCCAGTAATCCGATCGGGGGATTGGTCTGATATTGGAGGTCGCCAATACATGGAAGACACCCACGTGTGCATTCCAGACCTTGCTAAGAACTTTGGTTTCCCATCATTAGATAATGAAGTTGTTTCATTCTATGGGGTACACACTTGCCGTCTTGCCCACTCTATTTTACCTTTCCTAGTTTCATAGACCAATCATATTGCCAAACATGCAAATCAACAAGCAGTCTATGCTGATGGTAAATTCTGACTACATCATTAGAACACCCCATATAAAGAAGAGGACTTCATAACAAATTTGGTCCATACTGCACCAGCCTAGCAGTAGAACGTTGAGGTCGCTCGTTGTGTCAAGTATATCATATGTGTAGTTCATTGTAATATCAGAAGCTGAACATAGGCTTATAATATTTTTTTCTCCTCCCAGAAAACGATTCTGCTTGTTATGATGTACACAGTTGTTTTTTTGTCAGATCACTGGAACAAATTCAGATCTGGGCTCTCAATAATTTTATTGAGTTGCACACTTGCTCATCATCAGTTAACCTAGATAATCATGTTAGTCAGTATGCATGAATGATTCACAAAAACTTGATATTCCTCTTAGGTAACAATTTTCTCCATTTCAATAATCAGGTCTTTGATGGTCACGGTGGAAAAGATGCTGCCCATTTCGTTTGTGATAATTTACCAAGGATGATTGTGGAAGATTCAGATTTCCCTCTTCAGCTTGAAAAAGTTGTGAGAAGGTCCTTTATGCAGATTGATTGCCAGTTTGCTGAGACATGCTCTCTCCATAGAGCATCGTCCTCCGGTACAACTGCACTTACAGCAATGGTTTTTGGAAGGTACTTTCCTGTCACAAGTATGATTTTCCCCAGCTTTTCATAGTATATTTAAGAGTTTTTTTATCGATACCATGAGTTGTATATGTAATGTAATCGATTTCCTTAGAAAGCCTTATTGTTCGATGTCTATCATATGGATTACATAAGAAATATTTTGGTGAACATCTGGTGAAAATGTGTCAAGTATCTTTTAGAACTGAGGCTACAGTGTTCAATCATGTCTGTACAATATTTCATCTCCTTTTAAGTTTTGCCTTTTAAAGATGTATAGAGCTAGTACCATGGCTGTTCAGAAACTGTGCTGTACTATGTCTAGTCTTCAACATGTTCTAATCTttgtcacaaacatttgaatattGACTTCTGTTGATGCCAAGTAGCACAAAATTCTAAATCAACTTGTACAAATTATCTAACGTGCGATGGTATGTGCTCACTTTTCTTTTTTTTAAAGCACAGTAGTTAATATCGGGTGAGGTATTGTGAACCAGAAAAGATGATTTGACTTTTACATACTCACATGTTCATATATAAATTGAACTGATTGTGCTCAACACATCATGGTCTATTCTCTGTTCTCCTTTAGACCTTCAACCATTATTGTGTGCATATAACAATTTGGGATTCGGAAGCATAGAGGCCCATTGTTTAAACTTTAGGCCATTGATGGATCCTCATAGGTTGGTACAGGTTTGCATGTACCCAATATCTATtagtttcttttagggttttttTTCAAATTTGTAATCTCGTTTCAGAATTGGCAATGCACAGACGTGTCGTTCGCTGGCTCGCTCTCTAACTTTATGCTATATTTATACATTTAAATTTATTTGCACTTGTATCtgttgaacctctttgaccaatgCTAAGAATTTGCACGACCCGTGCAGGTCTCTTCTGGTCGCTAATGCCGGTGACTGTAGGGCGGTTCTTTCCCGGTGTGGCACCGCAGTCGAAATGTCCATGGACCACAGGCCTTGCAGTCTCAGCGAAAAACTGCGCGTAGAATCGCTTGGTGGCTACGTGGACGATGGCTATCTGAACGGTCTGCTAGGAGTCACCAGAGCACTTGGTGACTGGCATCTCGAGGGCATGAAAGGAGCTGGTGAGACAGGTGGTCCCCTGAGTGCTGACCCAGAGCTCAAGATGACCACGCTGACGAAGGATGACGAGTTCTTGATAATTGGCAGCGACGGGATCTGGGACGTCTTCTCGAACCAGAACTCGGTGGACTTCGCCCGGAAGCGCCTCCAGGAGCACAACGATGTGAAGTTGTGCTGCAGGGAAATCGTCGAGGAGGCGATCAGGCGGGGGGCTACTGATAACTTGACTGCAGTGCTGGTCTCGTTCCACCTGGAGGCCCCGCCTCGGATCAGAGTGGACCGTCCTGGTAGGGTGGAGAGGAGCATATCTGCTGAAGGGCTCAATAGCCTCAGGATACTCCTGGGAAGGCAGTAGCTGCGTTCTTGTCGCGATTTTAGGTGCTGTGCCGCATTGCCGAGCTGTAATTGTTTGTAGTCATCTCGGCTCCTCATTGTCGTTAGCTGTTACCCGTTGCTGCGACTGCGACACGTGTTACGATTCTTGTTGGTGATTGAACCAACAAACCTGATATTATTCTTGTTGGTGATTGAACCAACAAACCTGATACTATTCTTGTTGGTGACTGAACCAACAGATTTGAGCTCTGTCCTGTGAGAGATTTTAAGCAGATGAAAGTATATCTGGCAAAGAAGCTGTGAGTTCCCAGCTCACTGTGTAATGTTTGCCTTCCGTTATGTAACAAAACAAAACAATTCATTGACTGAAATGTGTCAGGACTGGGTCAAATTTCCTGTTCTCGCACGACTGTTCACTCGGGTGGTCTTTCTCCCATGATACAAAAACTATGAAGCTGGACACGGTTGAGAACAATGTAAGCAACAGAATGGTTCGGTTGCGGAAACACCGGCCGTTGTCGCCTGACCGGTGTCGTCGGTTTGCAACGAGGTCAAAACAATGCCTTTTCGACATGCCAGTGAAACAACCGAACTGACAAGTTCGCCTGTACAGCTGTACTTTACTCGAGGAATGCACTGGGGGGAAAAAATATGCGCGCTCGTGTACATTCCTCTGCAGACAAGCGCACAAGTTTCTAGGGGCAGATGTATGTCACACCTGAGACCAGGCAGAGTACTTGCCAAGATTATAATTCTCTTTGGTACTTTCAAGCATGCATTGGCACCTAATCAAGGGGGGCAATGGCCTAAACAAGGCCCATATTGTGGGTAGACACACCTCTGCAAAGGCCGGCATAGAGAACATAAACTATTGCCACGTCTTCGCATTGGTACTTCAGGCAACCCCTCTGCTGCAGACATGAGCACACCGATCACTGGATGGGGCTTGGGGCCAGGGTAGTGTTCCAGAGCAAAGATGTATATATTCATCTGAGTCAAATGGTTCAGCTTCAAGCAGTAGAGACCACAGCTCTTCAGTCTTCTCCATTCCAACTGAGCTTCATCACCGAACTGGTCCAAGACCCTCGCGCAGAGACAAGATGAAGAAGAGTTCCTCGCCGTTGGTGGCGGTGGCGGTCGTCATTGTTCTGTTCCTGGTGATGGCAAGGGTGCAGGGTATTCGGCTGGATGCAGAGAGCCATGAGGCATTCAGCAACCAGATGGTTCGTGTAAGTAATCGTCATTCGCGTGCGCATTTTGTACTACACACAGTGCATTGACTCTTTCCGCAGTTCATTAACTGTAGTGCGTTCTTGATTATTTCAGAAACCCGGGGAGATGGGAGCGACGTACGCTGACAGTGAGTCGCCTGGTGAAAAAATGGAGGGAAGCATCTCTGAAGAGAAAGATAGAGCTGGCCACGGTTTGCCGGAGATTCATGTGGATTACTACGGTCCAAGGGGTC
It encodes:
- the LOC100502328 gene encoding DBP transcription factor, producing MCVEEPKDAERFGFGDPGVEEPAKFPLAQMERVCENTTSADFRQKLSNFVPVIRSGDWSDIGGRQYMEDTHVCIPDLAKNFGFPSLDNEVVSFYGVFDGHGGKDAAHFVCDNLPRMIVEDSDFPLQLEKVVRRSFMQIDCQFAETCSLHRASSSGTTALTAMVFGRSLLVANAGDCRAVLSRCGTAVEMSMDHRPCSLSEKLRVESLGGYVDDGYLNGLLGVTRALGDWHLEGMKGAGETGGPLSADPELKMTTLTKDDEFLIIGSDGIWDVFSNQNSVDFARKRLQEHNDVKLCCREIVEEAIRRGATDNLTAVLVSFHLEAPPRIRVDRPGRVERSISAEGLNSLRILLGRQ
- the LOC100502328 gene encoding DBP transcription factor isoform X1 encodes the protein MCVEEPKDAERFGFGDPGVEEPAKFPLAQVFDGHGGKDAAHFVCDNLPRMIVEDSDFPLQLEKVVRRSFMQIDCQFAETCSLHRASSSGTTALTAMVFGRSLLVANAGDCRAVLSRCGTAVEMSMDHRPCSLSEKLRVESLGGYVDDGYLNGLLGVTRALGDWHLEGMKGAGETGGPLSADPELKMTTLTKDDEFLIIGSDGIWDVFSNQNSVDFARKRLQEHNDVKLCCREIVEEAIRRGATDNLTAVLVSFHLEAPPRIRVDRPGRVERSISAEGLNSLRILLGRQ